The genomic segment CCGAAAGATAGTGTGGACTGGTTTTTACCGACTAAAAATCAAAGTTTTAATACCTGGAATGGCGGTGTTATTGGTTCTGTGGCGTTGAATGATGAATACAATCCCGATGGATTTCCGGCTATTTTTGCCACCAATGCCATTGATGGATATTTATATATTGGCTCTCAAACCATTACGACTGGAAAAACCGTGAATGGGCCGTTAGGAACCGGACAATATAAAACTCCTATCATTTTAGCACAAAAGAAAATAGGAGCTTCAATTTCAACACCTATTTTTACCGATGGTTATAAATTAATTACGGCTGGATATGATGGAGTTTATTTATTTAATTTATATTGGGAAGAAGCGAGAGCCAATCAAAGCAATGTAATTCCTAACCAACGGGGGGAATATTATCGCTTAAGAGTCGAACAAACGGGACGATTTAAACCGGGGGTTTCTTTCGAGTCAACTCCTGTAGTTTGGCAGGGTCAGGTTATGATTTGTGGACGGGATGGGGGATTATATACTTTGGGTTAAATGACTAAACGTAGTTTCGCCTTAATGATCTAGTTTTGGGTGTGAACCTCTGCAAAATTTTCTAAGTCTAGTTACTATAAAAGTAGGTGAGTAGATTCATTCCAAGAGGTCATTCTGAGTCAAGGCGTTGGAGTCCTCGATAAACGAAACTCAGACCCCTTCAGAATCACTTCTAAATAGACCTTGATGTCTACAACTTCTAATAAGGAGATTAGGATAATTGCTATGACAAACTCAGATACTCAAATCACCCGTACTTATTTACAGGAAGATATACAAGAAATTCTCTATATTGCCATTTGTCGCAAACAAGATAATGAGGAAATGACCCGTCAAGATTTGTTAGAAATTGCTAAAGATTTAGGAATTTCTTACCAGGATTTAGAACTGGCTGAACAGCAATGGCAGTTACAGAAACAAGAAGCCGATGAAAAGTTAGTCTTTAATGCCTATCGTCGAAATCGACTGAAACAAAATTTAATTCAGTTTGCCATTGTTAATGGTTTCTTGATTTTAATTAATCTGGTGATTGCTCATAGTATTGGATTTGCAGCGTTTGTCTTT from the Planktothrix tepida PCC 9214 genome contains:
- a CDS encoding 2TM domain-containing protein; this encodes MTNSDTQITRTYLQEDIQEILYIAICRKQDNEEMTRQDLLEIAKDLGISYQDLELAEQQWQLQKQEADEKLVFNAYRRNRLKQNLIQFAIVNGFLILINLVIAHSIGFAAFVFLFWGLFLTLRAWKTYQTEGEDYETAFKAWRLKKTVGKSINAFADKVLKGLQS